In the Muricauda sp. MAR_2010_75 genome, one interval contains:
- a CDS encoding DUF4440 domain-containing protein, with product MKRITLQIFLLAVLITGACFGQTNPTMENQNQDRSAVLRIMESYKEALENLTTEGTLELFAEDSEVFESGGVEGTYQHYLDHHIGPELGHFNSFRFSDYTIELKVELPFAFTTESYVYTIGLKSENGGEGKTISRKGVATSILKKTDGEWKIVKMHNSSRNNGKN from the coding sequence ATGAAACGTATTACTTTACAGATTTTTCTACTGGCCGTACTTATCACAGGAGCCTGCTTCGGTCAAACAAACCCTACGATGGAAAACCAAAACCAGGACAGGTCCGCCGTACTGCGGATAATGGAAAGCTACAAGGAGGCCCTGGAAAATTTGACCACGGAAGGCACCTTGGAACTTTTTGCGGAAGATTCCGAGGTTTTTGAATCCGGGGGCGTCGAAGGCACCTATCAACATTATCTCGACCATCATATAGGCCCAGAACTTGGCCATTTCAACAGCTTTAGGTTTTCGGATTATACCATTGAACTGAAGGTGGAGCTACCCTTTGCCTTTACTACGGAAAGCTATGTCTATACCATTGGCCTAAAATCGGAAAATGGAGGTGAGGGCAAAACGATCAGCAGAAAAGGGGTTGCCACCTCCATCCTTAAAAAAACGGATGGGGAATGGAAAATTGTGAAGATGCATAATTCCTCACGAAACAACGGGAAGAACTAA
- a CDS encoding AraC family transcriptional regulator — protein sequence MVCPRCIMAVKGILDDEGIPYMNVSLGEITLNGKITPEKREGLNERLEKIGFTIINDRKGQLIEQIKNLVIEAIHYTGPMEKVKWPEYLSDGLHLDYKYLSSLFSAVESITLEQYIINQKIEKIKEFLVYDELGLKEIAFQLDYSSVAYLSNQFKKVTGMTPTQFKKSAIQNRISLDDI from the coding sequence ATGGTCTGTCCGAGATGCATCATGGCCGTCAAAGGTATTTTGGACGATGAGGGCATTCCCTATATGAATGTGTCGTTGGGTGAAATCACCCTCAATGGGAAAATCACGCCTGAAAAACGGGAAGGTCTCAACGAACGACTTGAGAAAATTGGATTTACGATCATCAACGATCGTAAGGGTCAGTTGATAGAACAGATCAAAAACCTAGTGATTGAGGCGATACATTACACCGGACCCATGGAAAAGGTCAAATGGCCCGAATACCTTTCCGATGGATTGCATCTTGACTATAAGTATCTTAGTTCGCTGTTTTCCGCGGTGGAAAGCATTACCTTGGAGCAATATATCATCAACCAAAAGATTGAAAAGATCAAAGAGTTTCTTGTTTATGACGAATTGGGCTTAAAGGAAATAGCGTTTCAATTGGACTATAGCAGCGTTGCCTATTTAAGCAACCAATTTAAAAAAGTAACTGGAATGACACCTACACAATTTAAGAAAAGTGCCATTCAAAATAGAATATCGCTTGATGATATTTAA
- a CDS encoding multicopper oxidase domain-containing protein: protein MKILKSKILFFVLTALTTHVFGQVGTNGEDRKEEGRPVREYNLVLEQNKLTLGGVTADAMTINGSIPGPVLEFNEGDLALINVTNKMDVETSVHWHGLILPNFYDGVPYLTTPPIEPGTTFQYRIPINQSGTYWYHSHTMLQEQKGVYGSILIHPKEKTLDYDKDLVVVLSDWTNEKAMNVLRNLKRGNEWYQVKKGTAVPLSRVIKEGALGAQLKFWRDRMEGADIADIYYPAFLTNGKTLAEYPDFKPGEKVRLRFVNASASTYYWMDFGGGNPMVVSGDGVDVEPVSKSRFLFGIAETYDVIVTVPEGTLEVTATAQDGSGHTSLHLGQGTLFSATTIDRPDKVAMMKQMARMDMKMGAPAMAGNKKKNTPEYLMHKYGMQMDMKDGSMDMGMHNGMSMDKTKMSGQKDKPIAKMDDKRPMNANEDHRHMEMDKKMGDMAGMEKDSTSMKSTGHKDKMENPMVQTMPMMQKDTSAFDYDTRKTYFNYDFLKAKESTTYNADLPVNDILLNLTGNMQRYIWSMNGVPLSETDKIKIKGGEVTRITLNNLTMMHHPMHLHGHYFRVINENGEKSPLKHTVNVPPMQKVVIEFYNEEYGDWFFHCHILYHMMGGMARVFSYDTPRDVRMKDFPVQKLVDETDHYYAWGAARLGSNFNELFLVSSNIRNEFGVRAEFDYDQNAEVEFNYNRYLNDWVRVYAGVNTETSIPDSYDRFNTVGLIGVKYFTPYRFNMDVSMDHQLRPRIRLDRELLLFPRIFLEGEYEFRADFGWVNDLGNSSYESETQWLVGASYILSRNFSIQANYNNRYGWGGGLLARF from the coding sequence ATGAAAATATTGAAATCTAAAATCTTGTTTTTTGTCCTAACTGCCTTGACGACCCATGTTTTTGGGCAAGTGGGGACAAATGGTGAGGACAGAAAAGAGGAAGGTAGACCCGTTCGGGAATACAATCTTGTACTGGAACAGAACAAATTGACCCTCGGTGGGGTCACTGCCGATGCAATGACCATCAATGGGAGTATTCCGGGACCGGTCTTGGAATTCAACGAGGGTGACCTCGCCCTGATCAACGTGACCAATAAGATGGATGTGGAAACCTCCGTACACTGGCATGGATTGATCTTGCCCAATTTTTATGACGGGGTTCCCTATTTGACCACACCGCCCATAGAACCTGGCACAACTTTCCAATATCGGATTCCGATCAACCAATCAGGTACCTATTGGTACCATTCCCACACCATGCTGCAAGAGCAAAAGGGGGTGTATGGCTCGATACTGATCCATCCCAAGGAAAAGACGTTGGACTACGATAAGGATTTGGTCGTGGTGCTTTCCGATTGGACGAACGAAAAGGCCATGAACGTGCTCCGAAACCTTAAACGGGGAAACGAGTGGTACCAGGTCAAAAAAGGGACCGCGGTGCCCTTGAGCAGGGTCATCAAGGAAGGTGCACTAGGTGCACAGCTCAAATTTTGGCGAGATCGTATGGAGGGAGCGGATATTGCGGATATCTACTACCCCGCATTTTTGACCAATGGGAAAACATTGGCCGAATACCCTGATTTCAAACCAGGGGAAAAAGTGCGGCTCAGGTTCGTCAATGCCTCTGCCTCCACCTATTATTGGATGGATTTCGGTGGCGGTAACCCCATGGTGGTTTCCGGGGATGGTGTCGATGTGGAGCCTGTTTCCAAAAGTCGTTTTCTTTTTGGCATTGCCGAGACCTATGATGTCATCGTGACCGTTCCTGAAGGCACTTTGGAGGTAACCGCCACGGCACAGGACGGCTCCGGGCATACCTCGTTGCACTTAGGTCAGGGAACGCTTTTTTCCGCAACGACCATCGATAGGCCCGACAAAGTGGCGATGATGAAACAAATGGCCCGAATGGACATGAAAATGGGGGCTCCGGCAATGGCCGGCAACAAAAAAAAGAACACACCCGAATATCTCATGCACAAGTACGGAATGCAGATGGACATGAAGGATGGCAGCATGGATATGGGTATGCACAATGGGATGTCTATGGATAAGACCAAAATGAGCGGTCAAAAGGATAAACCCATTGCGAAGATGGATGATAAAAGGCCTATGAATGCGAATGAAGATCATAGGCACATGGAGATGGATAAAAAGATGGGGGATATGGCAGGAATGGAAAAGGATTCAACGTCAATGAAATCCACCGGACATAAGGACAAGATGGAAAACCCTATGGTTCAGACTATGCCAATGATGCAGAAAGACACTTCAGCTTTTGATTACGATACCCGTAAAACGTATTTCAACTATGATTTCTTAAAAGCAAAGGAAAGTACTACCTATAATGCCGATCTGCCCGTCAATGACATTCTGTTGAACCTGACGGGGAATATGCAACGGTATATCTGGAGTATGAACGGTGTGCCACTTTCAGAAACCGATAAGATCAAGATCAAAGGTGGGGAAGTAACCCGGATCACCCTCAACAACCTGACCATGATGCACCATCCGATGCACCTCCATGGGCATTATTTCAGGGTCATCAATGAGAATGGTGAAAAGTCACCCTTGAAACATACGGTCAATGTGCCGCCCATGCAGAAAGTGGTCATCGAATTTTATAATGAAGAGTACGGGGATTGGTTCTTCCACTGTCATATCCTCTACCACATGATGGGGGGCATGGCCAGGGTTTTCAGTTATGATACCCCAAGGGATGTGAGGATGAAGGATTTTCCTGTTCAAAAGTTGGTAGATGAAACTGACCATTATTATGCTTGGGGTGCTGCCAGATTGGGTTCCAATTTTAATGAACTCTTCCTTGTTTCAAGTAATATCAGGAATGAATTTGGGGTACGGGCAGAATTTGACTACGACCAAAATGCCGAGGTGGAATTCAATTATAACAGGTATCTCAATGACTGGGTAAGGGTCTATGCAGGGGTGAACACGGAAACCTCCATCCCTGATTCCTATGACCGCTTCAATACAGTGGGACTGATAGGGGTCAAGTATTTTACCCCATACCGCTTTAATATGGATGTGAGTATGGACCACCAGCTGCGTCCAAGAATAAGGTTGGATAGGGAACTATTGCTTTTTCCAAGGATTTTCCTCGAGGGGGAATATGAATTTCGGGCCGATTTTGGATGGGTCAACGATTTGGGGAATTCATCCTATGAAAGTGAGACCCAATGGCTGGTAGGGGCCTCCTATATCCTTTCACGTAATTTTTCAATCCAGGCCAACTACAACAACCGATATGGTTGGGGCGGAGGCCTGCTAGCCCGTTTTTAA
- a CDS encoding heavy-metal-associated domain-containing protein produces MKRRYQIEGMTCDGCRGHVEEALFNVAGVADVAVNLKNAEATVESQFEVPLENLQKALENKGGQYKIQAMNKAN; encoded by the coding sequence ATGAAAAGAAGATACCAAATAGAAGGAATGACTTGTGATGGCTGTAGGGGGCACGTTGAAGAAGCTCTTTTCAATGTGGCCGGTGTAGCCGATGTAGCGGTCAATCTAAAAAACGCAGAAGCTACAGTGGAGTCGCAATTTGAGGTCCCCCTTGAAAATCTACAAAAGGCATTGGAAAATAAGGGGGGTCAATATAAAATACAAGCGATGAACAAAGCCAATTAA
- a CDS encoding DUF3347 domain-containing protein, whose amino-acid sequence MKRTTVTLSTIAIALLTVTVISCKDGKKETNDKEGAHMEMGTEEGHHHESTAGEMDHGTMDHDMGSSDAQGTSVIDSYLQLKDALVADNKDEAAKSGQALASALGSFDISGYDEQQQKELSDIIEVAKEHGEHIAKSDIGHQREHFEGLGKDMVDFIAITGTSKTLYQQFCPMYNNNQGGTWLSASSEIQNPFFGSKMLTCGKVQKEIN is encoded by the coding sequence ATGAAAAGAACAACAGTTACATTAAGTACAATTGCCATTGCGCTTTTGACCGTTACCGTGATTTCCTGTAAGGACGGTAAGAAGGAAACAAATGACAAGGAAGGAGCCCATATGGAGATGGGAACGGAAGAGGGCCATCACCATGAGAGCACTGCAGGGGAAATGGACCACGGAACCATGGACCATGATATGGGTTCGTCCGATGCACAGGGCACATCCGTGATCGACAGCTACCTCCAACTGAAGGATGCCCTGGTGGCGGACAATAAGGATGAAGCGGCCAAATCGGGCCAAGCCTTGGCCAGTGCCTTGGGCAGCTTTGATATCAGCGGATACGATGAACAGCAACAGAAGGAGCTGTCCGATATCATTGAAGTGGCCAAGGAACATGGGGAGCACATCGCCAAAAGTGATATCGGTCACCAACGGGAACACTTTGAAGGACTGGGCAAGGATATGGTCGATTTTATAGCCATAACCGGGACTTCCAAAACCTTGTACCAACAATTCTGCCCCATGTACAACAACAACCAAGGAGGAACTTGGCTCAGCGCAAGCAGCGAAATCCAGAATCCATTTTTTGGAAGTAAGATGTTGACCTGTGGTAAAGTGCAAAAGGAAATCAATTAG
- a CDS encoding heme-binding domain-containing protein, whose amino-acid sequence MKVLKIIVLVVLLGFVGIQFVPTESNLSDVVPDTDFILVNEVAKDIQHNLRVSCYDCHSNNTHYPWYNKVQPIAWFLEDHIKEGKEELNFNEWGDYSNRRKRSKLKSIASQIEDDKMPLSSYTLIHKDAKLSVEEKERILTLVNDLMEELDN is encoded by the coding sequence ATGAAAGTACTGAAAATCATAGTCTTGGTAGTGCTTTTGGGATTTGTGGGCATCCAGTTTGTGCCCACAGAATCCAACCTGAGCGATGTAGTTCCCGATACGGACTTCATTTTGGTGAACGAGGTTGCCAAGGATATCCAACACAATTTGCGGGTCTCTTGCTATGATTGCCACAGTAACAACACCCATTACCCATGGTACAATAAGGTCCAACCCATCGCCTGGTTTCTGGAAGATCACATCAAGGAGGGAAAGGAGGAACTCAATTTCAACGAATGGGGCGACTATTCGAATCGAAGAAAAAGGAGCAAACTAAAATCGATCGCAAGTCAGATCGAAGACGATAAGATGCCCTTATCTTCCTATACCCTGATCCATAAGGATGCAAAATTATCGGTGGAAGAGAAAGAACGGATATTGACCTTGGTAAATGATCTAATGGAAGAATTGGATAATTGA
- a CDS encoding APC family permease, producing the protein MAEYKKNSLSLTNTVALGTGVMIGAGIFALLGQVAELSGQWFPFAFLIGAVISGFSSYTYVKMSNTYPSAGGIGRYLKKVYGKTAWTATGALLMALSMVINESLVARTFGTYVLELFDVESKAFWPPILGVLLLITAFIVNVMGNKAIGRSSLVMAILKIGGIAVFAIGGLWAAGFTFDQVVPSQSLTEHSLVDYLGALALSILAYKGFTTITNSGDEIVDPKRNVGRAIVISLVICTLVYLMVAFAVSSNLSIQEIIAAKDYSLAEASRPAFGKYGVWFTVGLAIISTVSGVVASIFAVSRMTTMLTEKELIPHRHFGMPGDIQKHMLVYTVVIAIGLTVLFDLSRIAALGAIFYLIMDIGIHWGVLNNLRKEIGANPIILITALVLDVLVLGAFIWSKAGSDLLVVIVALVLMVLIFFGERLFLGKKRTVEEE; encoded by the coding sequence ATGGCAGAATACAAAAAGAATAGCCTGAGTCTGACCAATACCGTTGCTTTGGGAACCGGTGTGATGATCGGTGCGGGAATTTTTGCGCTCTTGGGTCAGGTTGCCGAACTCTCCGGCCAATGGTTTCCCTTTGCTTTTTTAATCGGGGCAGTCATCTCAGGTTTCAGTTCCTACACCTATGTCAAAATGTCCAATACCTACCCCTCTGCCGGGGGCATTGGCAGGTACCTCAAAAAGGTATACGGTAAAACGGCCTGGACCGCTACCGGCGCCCTATTGATGGCCCTTTCCATGGTCATCAATGAGAGTTTGGTGGCCCGGACGTTCGGTACCTACGTATTGGAGCTTTTTGATGTGGAGTCCAAAGCATTCTGGCCCCCGATCCTTGGGGTATTGTTGTTGATCACAGCCTTTATTGTCAATGTGATGGGAAACAAAGCGATCGGGAGGTCGTCCTTGGTCATGGCCATACTAAAAATCGGCGGGATAGCGGTTTTTGCCATTGGTGGCCTTTGGGCAGCTGGATTTACCTTTGATCAGGTCGTTCCTTCCCAGTCCTTGACCGAGCATTCCCTGGTGGATTATTTGGGGGCATTGGCACTGTCGATATTGGCCTATAAGGGTTTTACCACCATTACCAATAGCGGGGATGAGATCGTCGATCCCAAACGTAACGTGGGACGGGCCATTGTCATTTCTTTGGTGATATGTACCCTGGTCTATCTCATGGTGGCATTTGCAGTCTCTTCCAATCTTTCCATCCAGGAAATCATTGCGGCCAAGGACTATTCGCTGGCCGAGGCATCCAGACCCGCTTTTGGAAAATATGGGGTCTGGTTCACCGTTGGTCTGGCGATCATATCCACCGTTTCCGGGGTCGTTGCCAGCATTTTTGCCGTTTCCCGGATGACCACCATGCTCACTGAAAAGGAATTGATACCGCATCGACATTTTGGGATGCCCGGGGACATACAGAAACATATGTTGGTGTATACCGTGGTGATTGCCATAGGGCTCACCGTGTTGTTCGATCTGAGCCGGATCGCTGCATTGGGGGCCATCTTTTATTTGATCATGGATATCGGGATCCATTGGGGGGTCCTAAACAATCTACGAAAGGAAATCGGTGCAAATCCCATTATCCTCATTACGGCCCTTGTGCTGGATGTACTGGTGTTGGGCGCCTTTATTTGGTCAAAGGCCGGTAGTGACCTTTTGGTGGTCATTGTTGCCCTGGTATTGATGGTGCTTATTTTTTTCGGGGAACGATTGTTTTTGGGGAAAAAGCGTACGGTCGAGGAAGAATAA
- a CDS encoding PepSY domain-containing protein — protein MVGRKTSMKVRKIHRYLGLFIGIQFLMWTISGLYFSWTDIDEIHGDQFIKEPVSQPEFGNLIAPNGEMNIKITSLEMRNIGGSPYYWINDGVLMDAKTGEIKKGIDEQQALAVASQYMLPDLKVKDVERLTQTGGQHEYRGRPLPAYVITYETDENLKAYVSEADGSFQRVRHRAWRWFDFLWMTHTMDYEGRDDFNTMVLRIFSLMGLITVLSGFLLWYVSSPTIRKLWKRR, from the coding sequence ATGGTCGGAAGAAAAACATCGATGAAGGTCAGAAAGATACATAGGTATCTTGGCCTTTTTATTGGGATCCAGTTCCTTATGTGGACTATCAGCGGACTATATTTTAGTTGGACGGACATTGACGAAATCCATGGAGATCAATTCATCAAGGAGCCTGTGAGCCAGCCCGAGTTTGGCAATTTGATTGCACCCAATGGGGAAATGAACATTAAGATCACATCTTTGGAAATGAGAAATATAGGGGGAAGTCCCTACTATTGGATAAATGATGGGGTTTTGATGGATGCAAAAACGGGGGAGATTAAAAAGGGTATCGATGAACAACAGGCTTTGGCCGTTGCTTCCCAATATATGTTGCCAGACCTTAAGGTCAAAGATGTCGAAAGACTCACCCAAACAGGTGGGCAGCACGAGTATCGGGGACGTCCATTACCGGCCTATGTGATCACCTATGAAACGGATGAAAACCTGAAAGCGTATGTCTCAGAGGCCGATGGGTCGTTCCAACGTGTAAGGCATCGGGCCTGGAGATGGTTCGATTTTTTATGGATGACCCATACCATGGACTATGAAGGACGGGACGATTTTAACACCATGGTTTTACGGATTTTTTCCCTAATGGGATTGATTACCGTTTTGAGCGGATTCTTGTTGTGGTATGTCAGCTCCCCAACGATCAGAAAATTATGGAAAAGACGATAG